CATTGCCAGGAAACCAGTGTGACTGGCTTATGACTTGCAGCAACTGCCAGAGAAGAATCATTGGCATACGTTACCAGTGTAGGTGAGCAGCAGGAGCAGAGAATTGCTATCTGTTATTTACCTTAGGGTAAAAATAGAGCAAATAGATATTAAATGCTAACTATTTTTAGGATGCTTTGCTAGATgttaaaggagataaaaaattttacatatctCACAGTTGGTATGTTTATGGGatgtgcaaaataaaatattgcccTTCTTGACTTTCTGCTTGTATTGTAGGAGTAGGCAAAGTTGAGCTTAATACCTCAACTCTGATCTTTGGATGCTAAAATCCTGGCTTAGAAAATATCAGTTGTGCTTTTTTCCATGTGTCCAAAGATGATGAAGTTAGTAGAAGATTCAGTCAAGTCTGTATGGTATAAGGGACTGGTGACTGAGTCAACGTAGGTATTTGACCTCATGACTCCAGTCAAGGATTCTTTCTAACTTTGCCAGATTGCATAGATTATTTTGGCTAAATATGCTCTGATTCTTGGTATCAATAGAATGGTCAGAGTTTCCATTcgcaatgttaaaaaaaataacaatcatcATAACATGGTCTTAGGGGCAATTTCCAAGTTGTTCAGAGggttttctttcatatttgtcatttgttCTTTCTACAACCTATGAATTAAACAGGAGTAGATGTTGTTAGCCCTGGGGAAATGGaggtaagaaaaattaaatggcttgtGGAAAGACAAGGTAATGATTCAGTTACTACAGAAATCTGATCATTGATTTTCTGTAGCTCTTCCTCCTTTTGCACTTGTCTTTTGTTAAATATGTGATTTATTCTTTCTACAGCCTGTGTCCCTCTTATAATATATGTGAATTGTGTGAAGCAGGGTCATATGCCCACGATCCTAACCATATCCTCTTGAAACTACGGAGACCAATTATGGGTTCTTCTGAAACATATACTCATACAAAGCTCTCCCCACCTCGTCTGCCAGCTGCTCTGGAGCAAGTCAGGTAAGGCCATGAATGTGATATTGGGCACGTGGCCTGTCAGCTTGGCTTTGCTAACTGTGTAGGTATAGCCTCTCACTAGTAGAGATGAGGGTTGTTTCTTAATTTCCAAAGGGTTATTGTTAATTAAGACTTTGTTAATCTCTCATTAATAGGCTCCAGAAGCAGATGGACAAGAATTTTCTTAAGGCAGAAAAGCAAAGGTTGCGAgctgaaaagaaacagagaaaggcagaAGTTAAGGAACTTAAGAAACAGCTTAAGCTTCATAGGAAAATTCATCTGTGGAACTCTATCCATGGGCTGCAGAGCCCCAAATCACCCCTTGGTAGGCCAGAGAGCCTCCTTCACTCAAGCACTCTGATGTAAGCTTCTAGACCCCAAACTCTTTAAAAtgctcagttttttttaatagttttatgttgtgttgtctattttttattgttgaaaGTACAAAAACCCTTCCCAGGAAAGCTCAGTCATTAAGGATACAAAATAGATGTTGTCATTCCTATGGACCAGTGGTAGCATAATCGCTGTTGCGCTGGAAGAATGCAGCAGAGAAATCATAAGTACCTGACTTTGTGGTGGTTTTACTTACAGCTACTTGTATTCATCCTCATGTTAGCTTTCTGTCTCAAATTTCAAATgtaccctttttttcttttctttttttttctgagtgaaTTAAAATACACAGATGAGAAGGGGTCTCATTAAATCCCCAGAGCCAAGGATAGCCTCTTTGTTCACTGTTCTGGGTATTCACAAAACACTATATTAGTAAGAAAATCAATAGATAGTTATCCTTATCTATGTGCAGGCTCCCTATGCAGCCTTGTGCCCCAGTTGTGCCAACTCTGAGTGCAGCATTTGTAGATGAGAATGTGCCAGATGGGACCCATCTTCAACCAGGAAccaaatttattaaacactggaGGATGAAAAATACAGGAAATGTCAAATGGAGTGCAGAAACAAAGGTATTTTCTTTGTAGATCTTAACATAGAATATGAATTTGAAATGTAACAGAAGGCTTACcttgattatttttcttcattctcttgttttcttttttccagctgAAATTTATGTGGGGAAACCTAACTTTGGCTTCTACTGAAAAGAAGGATGTTTTGGTGCCCTATGTAAAGGCTGGCCATGTGGGAATTGTGTCTGTTGAATTCATAGCCCCAGCTTTGGAGGGAACCTACACTTCACACTGGCGCCTTTCTCACAAGGGTGAGCAGTTTGGGCCCAGGGTCTGGTGCAGCATCATTGTGGACCCTTTCCCAACTAGAGAAAATCTTGAAGATAGTGAAAAAGTCTCTTTCAGCACAAATAAAGTTGATGATCTCTCCTGTCAGCAAGAGGCAAGTATTAACAAGATTTTGACCCCATACCTTTTCCTGCTGGGTGTTCTCTTTCTTGGGGCTTTCCCCCCAAAACGTATCCTGCATTGGTCAGTCttgcctcttttctccttttgacATTTCCCTCTCCTCTCATGGCTTTGACTGTCTCCTATTATTTCCAAATTGGTATTTCCAACTGTCTTCTGGTTGTCATCTTCTCTTGGGTCTTCTGTTGGCAGCTCAAATCTAGGCTCTCCCAAAACGAGCTTATTATTGATTCCTCTGAAACTGTTCTTTTTTGTCTCCCTTTTCATGTGAGTGGTATTAGCACTCACCCAGGGTCCCATGTTAGAAACTTTGCTGTTCCCTTGCCACTTTCTCATCTTTCACATCCGGCCCACTGTTTATCTGGTTGTCTCCTCTTTTGTACCTTTTCCAGCAttgttcctttcctctcttcactGCCACCAACATGGTTTATAAGCCTTTCTTACTTCCTCCCTACCTGGATTCTTGTAGTGACATCTAATTACTGGTCTTCCTGGGTCCATCTTTTCTCATCCTTCATTTAGGTGCCTGAATAATTTTCCATATGCATAGATCTGATCAATCAGTtgtttaataaatagttgttgagcACCCTCTATTTGTGCCAAATCCAATGCTTGGTGTGCTGGGATTATAAAGGTATCTGAGGGAaacaatatagatatagatatagataaatagattttgTTGTTGATCTTGTTTCAGTCTGGTCCAAcccttcatgactccatttggggttttcttggcaaagatacccaCAGTgtctgatgctgaatttgaactcaggaagatgagtcttcctgattccagggtgtGCCCCCCAGCTTatatacaaatagaaacaaaatatatataaattagtttgGATGGGTTGAGGAAAAGGAGGGACTAAGTCATTGGAAAAATCCATTAAGGCCTGAGATTAGAGGTGTGGCCTGAGGTAAACTTTGAAAGAAGCTGAGGATCATAGAAATGGACCTGGGAACCAGACCAATCTTTACCAAGTAACTGAGTCAGGACTTGGAATATGTGAGAGAAGTCTGGAGTGTGGGAAGAGGAATAAGGTAGGAGGTATCTGAAAAAGTGGGCTGGAGCTGAACTATGAAGGGCTCTAAATCCACACAAAGGACCCTAGGGTCAGTGGGAAGCTACTAAAGCTTCTTTAGGTGGGCAGTGACATGGTTAGGCAGGCCTCTTTGGCTGCTTTGTGTAGAATGGATTGGGGAAAGGAGGGACTAGAGAGCACTTTGGGAGGCTCTTATAATAGTTtaatggacaaatcatttcatctctcactGGGCTTATATTATGTCAGAAGAGGGAATTGGTCTAGTTCAGgggtttttaaaacatttttttgtgtTGTGAACCCCTTAGGCCAGCCTGGTGAAACTAGTGACTCCTTAGAATAATAATGTTTGTTGCTtacattcataattgaagaaaaagctacattttactgaaaataaagatgtatttttcttttcttttcaatttcatggCCCTTCAGAAACCACTGATTctagattaagaactcctggttTGCATTTTTTCCTAACGTATCTTTTGGCTCTCAGTCCTAAGAACCTTCATCGTTCTTCTGCTAAAAAACCTTGGCAGTTTCCAGTTGCCTACTAAGTAAATTTCAGATTCTTTGTTTTACACTCAAGGCTTTCACttcttttctcccattggctCCAGTTACTCAGTTCTATTTACTTAATGCTCTAGACAAACTATCCCCAGACATACCCTTTATTTTCCAGACTCCATGCCATTCTCTTATTtctgaaattctctttctccttccttcacaTATTGAATTCCTATCCATTCTTCTTAAGCCCATTTCAAATGCCACTTCTTCCAGAAAGGCCTTACCTTATACCATTAATAGCAAACTCTTACTCATATAGCACTCTGTTtaaccaccttttttttttcagagaattaacCCATTTTGTTGATATGCTATAATTGTTCTAAATTTTTACCATATTACatagaaaatactaaaaattgaAGCTACTTTGTAAAACCAAAGAAAACATCAAAtccagaaatatatatttttcacagTGGATCCTTTTCTCATTTGTTGCTGTTTATTAGGTGACTCTGTGGACCATAGCTTTATAGCTTGCCAGTTTCTAATATTCTTCAACATTCTTTTATTAGAGTTTAagtattaagttaaaatttttaaatatctatatttgacttttaaaatattgttttttcttttgttaaaattattattttacatttgcaATACACATCAGTAGTACCTGTTTCTAGaggtttttaaaaggaagagTATACCCAGAAAAGGTGAAAAAGCAAGCGTTAGAACAGCTAGCATATCAAATACCTTTAATAAAGAATTTCTTTGCAGTATTAAGAATTCAAAGCAGAAGCATTATTTTTCAAGCTTGATATCACATATTATATGAATTTTATCAACAAACAACTATGTAGGCATGCTCCATGCTACATTATCCATtagttcttaaaaataaataaggaaataggcTTAGGCCATTCCTGGCACTGAGACATTTTCATCTTGTGCCTTTTCCCCAAACAAACCATGCTAATCGGTAGATTGTGCATAACGATATGAAATGAAATGTATAAATTACTATGTGTGGCTGACTTGAGAGCATCTTGACTTCAGATAAATAGGTAAATGCCACTTGAGAATCACAAGGACCGGCTCAAGATGCAGTTCTCTGTCAGGGGATTCCCAAACTAGGATTGATAGTTACTCTGTTAACCCATGAGAATGCTTGGAGGCCCTGCAGGTTTCACCACTTTCTAATATACTGTGTATTCTAGATATATGTGTTTTGTTTAATCCCCTTACTAAAACTGTATGTTTTATAAACTTGGGGACCTTATCTTATCTAAGTTTTGTAGTTTTACCAGTGCCTAGTACAGTGTTGCACAAATAGTAAGtctttagtaaatgtttgttaaaccATTAAGTTACTCAGAATAAAGAAGGTATTTTAAGGTGACTTAGAGACTCTTAAGTGACTACAGAAGTATATTTTCCTAGACATGAAGAACCAACTTCCACACATCAGGAGAATCACATGTTCAAAGCTGTCCTGCCTCTATTAGCCATTaaatttctttgcttctctatGAAGTTAGGagcattaatgaaaataatttaattctgatATATTGAGAGGAATGGAATCTCAGCCTGTTCTGACCTGTGGTTTTCTGTAGCTTTGAGAACTTTATTCTTTGTTGACTTTCATTAAATTGTCTTTTTGATGCAGGACTCTCACTAAACAATTACTCTATTTTAAtggctttcatttttgttttctaaattttggGGGAGGGGTAAGGGTAAACAATTTCATTCTGTTTACAAATTTTTAGTGGGGGTCTGAGGTTCATCTTGTTTGGCTCCACAGGAAGCTTTCTCACTTGCTAAAGAGGAAATTCAGATTGATGAAGTGACTGAATCAACAGAGGAAGCAGAAACTTGCCTCCCTCGGAAGATCAAAAATGTTCCTAGTGAGAGGGAGCTCTACATCCCATCTGTGGACCTCCTCACTGCGCAGGTGGAAGAGTCAGCTCTTTGAAGGGCAGGGCCCAGGAGAGACCTGGGGAAGTTGTATAACTCTATTGGtggctagatagcacagtggatagagtacctgccctgaagtcaggaggacttgagttcaaatatggcctcagacacttaacacttcttggctgtgtgaccctgggcaagtcacttaaccccaattgcctcagccaaaataaagaaaagaagagaagaaagatattAAGAGAAAGGGGGCTGGCTTAGTCTTGATTTGAAATAATAAAGACTGTATTCACTCTGACCCATATAGTCTCACCCATAGATTAAGCTATTTAGGAGATCCTTCATAACCCATGACTGGTACCTTCCCCCTTGTGAAAATGGCAAAAGTAAACTTTGTTTTGGATTTGGGATGTTATCCCATACCCCCATGTAACTTCCTTTAGTTGCTCTTCTTGTCACATGGTCAGCCCCTCTCCACCGGCATtgcatttccttcctctttttagaAGAGTTAAGAGCTCAATTTCAATTCAGCCTTTCTCCTTCAGTCATGAGTGTTATGCATTAGAAGGGAGGAGTCTTAGGGGATATGGTGCATTTCTGGGTAGGCTGTTGAGCAGAGAGAAGTTTTGGTACCAGCATGGGTACCCTGCTAATATTGCCCATGTTCTTTTCCAGGATCTGCTGTCATTTGAGTTATTAGACATAAACATTGTACAAGAGCTAGAACGAGTACCCCACAATACCCCAGTTGGTAAGAATGCCACTAAACTCaccttggtttgttttttttttttttctttcataggcAGCTGCTAGGTATATGGGTACTGCAACTGAGGCTTTATGAAACTTGGTATTTGACTAAGAAAGTACATTTTGCATATTGGTCCCTTTTTCTAGAGTCCAACCTTATGTCAAAGATACCTAGTTCTGAGAGATGGGATTCCTTTTCACCCATTGTCTTACCAGAGGCTATTTTATATATCTCTGAGCTTTCCCTGCATTGAATGAAAATCATTATTATGATTATGTATTATGATTCTGTTCACATTCTTTTTGCTAAAGCCTGtatctactttttcttttgtatttggatTTATAGTTGACATCTCCATCATTGACATCTAAGCAGATGTTTTTCTGCTTCTGGTATTTCCTACATTGGTCTGTCAGTCTATCAGAGGGGTGGTTTATGGCTATTTCTCACTCTTAATAACATGTTTGGAAGATGATACTTTTTTCTTGGTTGAtcattttcttgtctctttttcagATATGACCCCCTGCATGTCTCCTCTACCACATGATAGCCCTTTGATAGAGAAACCAGGTTTGGGACAGATACAAGAGGAGAGTGAAGGGACAGGATTTAAAGTGCTTCCTGGTAAGAGAACATGTGCGTATATTTTCTCAGTGCTTGAGTAGTTTTTCTGTACCACATGACCTTTTATCATGAGAGACATTGGGAGCTGCTGTTTGTTGTTTGGCCTAGTATCCCAAGTGATGAATATAAATTGGATTGAAACTTCGGGATGTGTTAAGTGTAAAATGCTTATaaggattttggtttttttgttttttgtttttcagattccACAATGGCATCAAAGAATAAAGCTGAGAACACCATTCCTGCAGAAGAAGGTGAAGAAGACCTAAGTGGGACCCAGTTTGTTTGTGAAACTGTAATCCGTTCTCTTACTTTGGATGCTGCTCCTGACCATAACCCACCTCGAAGACCCAAGTCCCTGCAGAGTGAGTATCTCAGTAGCTTCTGCTCCCTCCCTCCTACCACTCTAATGACAGTACAGGATTAAAAAAGTATCTTATCCACTGATAGTGAAGATAAAGGATTTTGATTATGATTAAACTCCTGCTTATTCATTAGGCTCTCTGCATATGCTGCCTGACAACTTTAATTATGGTATCAAGAGTGAAGAAACCATCAGAACTcagttttcctcttctttagaAGGAGAATCACAGCCCCAGCTCATTGAAGAGAGGCAGCCAGCCCAGTCAGATGGCTTCAGCAAAGAGAAATCCTTGTGTGAGTCCATGGGTCTCTTCAGAGGAGGTCTTGGGGCTTGTAAAGTATTTGTTCAGTTGTCCCTAAAGAGTAGTACAGGAATTATGGCAGCAACCTACAGGcaaggagaatttttaaaatttactttttttcccctcagtagtattatattttttccaaatatatataaagatgttTTCAACAttatgtaagattttgagttcctaggagaacattgtacacaggaacattatgtgatgatcaagtatgatagaTAGACTTAACTTCTTAGCAATATAGGGATCCAAGACTTGCGATAGAAAATACcttccatatccagagagagaattatggagatgtAATTAGGATCAtgatatactattttcacctttttttttttttttttttttttttttgtggtttgctttttttccctcctgttttcctttttgttctgattgttctatcacatgacaaatatggacacatgtttaaaaggattatatatgtataaattatatcagattgcttcctatCTTGAAGGAGGggataagagagggagaaaaaaatctggaactcaaaaccttgcaaaaatgaatgttgaggagcacagtggatagagcaccagctctgaagtcaggagttcaaatctgacctcagacacttaatacctcctagctgtgtgactctgggcaagtcacttaaccccaattgcctcagcaaaaaaaaagaaaatttaactatCTAGTTAAATATCTAGTAAGTAATATCTAGTAATATCTAGTAAGGGTGACTTTCTTAAAATTCATTATAacttttcattattcattataatAAATGTGGCCTTATTTAAATGGGGTCACCCAGGACTCCctatctagaattttttttccaacctTTTGATGATTACAACAAGCCAGCAGGCAAATTTTTGCTTTGAATTCCTGTCTCAGAGCAGTAATAGTGATGGCCCTTTCCCTTGCAGGTAGCTGCTTCTCGTTTTAAGCTCTATCATGTTTCTTTGAATGATGTTTGTCTTGTTCTCCTGAGCTGTGATGGTTCTCTCTCTAGTCCTTTCTCCTGATTAGAGCATCACCCTGATTCTGCCAGTAGATAATCTGTGCTTGGTCTCCCATCCCCATTTGAATTCCCCTCATGCTTTGCTCTGGCTAGCAGCTAAAAGTTGGTTGCTTTCATCCTTTAGCGAATTCCATTCTTCCTGAGGAGATACTgatgaatgatgaaaaaaaagacacTATCCAGGTggtagaggaggaagaggaagaggaagaagaacttAAAGATGAAGTCCGAAGTCAGGGCTCTTCTGCTTCTTCTGAGGATTACATCATCATCTTGCCTGAGTGCTTTGATACAAGCCGCCCCCTGGGAGAGTCCATGTATAGTTCTGCTCTCTCACAGCCAGGTCTAGAACGGCTCATGGAAATAGAGCAAGTGGTCAAGGCTGAGCAAGAGCCAGCTGAGGCTTATGAAGGGCTTGATAGAGGGGAAAACCAGCTGCAAGGGCACATCATCAGTGATATCCTGACAACATCACAGACTTTGGATGCAGTGCTTCTGACACCAGAGCTGGTGGGGCCTCCACAACAGCTGTCCAGGTATCATTTGCCTCTCCTCTCAGCTAGATGCTTGGAGAGAGGTCAACCAGATCTTGAAATATGTTTCTTCACCATGGGAACAGATTTTTCCTCCCACTTGGCCCAATGTGGATATAGATGCTATACTTCCAAGTACCACTTGagctttttaactttaaaaaaattttagccggggcagctaggtggcgcagtggatagagcaccagccttgaattcaggaggacctgagttcaaatttgatctcagacacttaacacttcctagctgtgtgaccctgggcaaatcacttaacccagcagggggggggggggttgggttTAGCCAACATTAAATTAAAGGCAAATTTAGGTAGTTTTTTTGCATGGATTATATATCTATTTCAGATATCACTAAGAATGTTTTTACCAGTTAGATTTCCTTTTGATATCTGGTATGGGGTTGACCTTTATTATTTGATTCACAGATGCATAAATTTCACAGAAGCAGTGAAAATAGATTAGCAAAACCTATGCATAATCAGAAAGTTAAATCTATTGTAGAAAAAGCATAAtgcatttaaaaagcaaacatataaattatttatacattattCACTTTCAATTAGTGTGGAAAGTAATCAAGAATATACTATAATTATATCAACTTCAGGGAGGTGGGAGTTTGTCATTATTTAATACctattcaattcagcaaacattcaaCCATTGTTTATTATGTGCTAGATTGGGAAGTAAAGGTATCATGAGCACTATCTGAAAAAGGAAGCTAGTACTGTTAGAACTTAACTGTGAGTCCTGTAAATCAAGGTTAGAGCATTCCCCATACATATGTGTTATGCTGAGTTTATTCTCACTACATCTCTGGGTATCTCACATTTcacttcattgttattttttggaAGCAGTCCTTCATCTCTTCAGAATATTAATTCTGCAGAAACAGATTTGCCAGTTACCATTGAAGAATTTTCTCCAGTTCCTGATCAAGTAAGAGGAGGTACTGATGAGTttgtgcttttttcttctttattactttttaaaaattttttccaaatttattttatttaaagaaacagaataagaaaaaagaaaaatagaaaagaaatacaaaatatatatgtatatattagtagaagaaattatgttcATAAGTGTCCatcttctctttactttcttgtaaattgttcttttgtcctgtgcaccttttttactttattattttccctctttcatcccTCCCCGCAAACCACAGGCAAGCTATAGTTaaggaaagatatatttatttttacatatgtagatatatacatacacatatacacacatattcccaCGCATACACATCTTTTCTATCCCTGTTGACCATTTGTTTTAGTTCTGCTCCTAACTTTCCTTCCTCTTACTTAATCTCCTTCAACCCATAgatctctcccttgtcttcttccctcagtTTTTACTTCCTTGTCTAcccatctctctctccttatttctttatagattttttagGGTGCTATACTCTATggtttatatgttgttttttttttttttactactttcaATAGGAAGAGGTGCTGAATAATCTTTTTATCTTATTCTGTTGTCTCaggaattttactttttttttgt
The Sminthopsis crassicaudata isolate SCR6 chromosome 4, ASM4859323v1, whole genome shotgun sequence genome window above contains:
- the NBR1 gene encoding next to BRCA1 gene 1 protein isoform X10, whose protein sequence is MEPQVNLNVTFKNETQSFLVSDSENTTWADVEAMVKVSFDLNTIQIKYLDEDSEEVSINSQGEYEEALKIAVKQGNQLQMNVYERHSTVDETPQPGYKHPQDPPGTEKRSTVRAGKKPLAHYSSLVRALGSEMKTQEEPTAQLSLTPCEADKPQDKPPDWFTRYLETFREQVVKETVEKLDQKLREKLVLQGPSLESCSSALSMPVSEEALSLPGNQCDWLMTCSNCQRRIIGIRYQCSLCPSYNICELCEAGSYAHDPNHILLKLRRPIMGSSETYTHTKLSPPRLPAALEQVRLQKQMDKNFLKAEKQRLRAEKKQRKAEVKELKKQLKLHRKIHLWNSIHGLQSPKSPLGRPESLLHSSTLMLPMQPCAPVVPTLSAAFVDENVPDGTHLQPGTKFIKHWRMKNTGNVKWSAETKLKFMWGNLTLASTEKKDVLVPYVKAGHVGIVSVEFIAPALEGTYTSHWRLSHKGEQFGPRVWCSIIVDPFPTRENLEDSEKVSFSTNKVDDLSCQQEEAFSLAKEEIQIDEVTESTEEAETCLPRKIKNVPSERELYIPSVDLLTAQDLLSFELLDINIVQELERVPHNTPVDMTPCMSPLPHDSPLIEKPGLGQIQEESEGTGFKVLPDSTMASKNKAENTIPAEEGEEDLSGTQFVCETVIRSLTLDAAPDHNPPRRPKSLQSSLHMLPDNFNYGIKSEETIRTQFSSSLEGESQPQLIEERQPAQSDGFSKEKSLSNSILPEEILMNDEKKDTIQVVEEEEEEEEELKDEVRSQGSSASSEDYIIILPECFDTSRPLGESMYSSALSQPGLERLMEIEQVVKAEQEPAEAYEGLDRGENQLQGHIISDILTTSQTLDAVLLTPELVGPPQQLSSSPSSLQNINSAETDLPVTIEEFSPVPDQVRGEPRASSGFVNSRQKNYENSRYYHGSSITGGLVKGAMSFAASAYKALFAGPPVTAQPIVSEDQTAALMAHLFEMGFCDRQLNLRLLKKHNHNILQVVTELLQINNNDWYTHRY
- the NBR1 gene encoding next to BRCA1 gene 1 protein isoform X7; this translates as MEPQVNLNVTFKNETQSFLVSDSENTTWADVEAMVKVSFDLNTIQIKYLDEDSEEVSINSQGEYEEALKIAVKQGNQLQMNVYERHSTVDETPQPGYKHPQDPPGTEKRSTVRAGKKPLAHYSSLVRALGSEMKTQEEPTAQLSLTPCEADKPQDKPPDWFTRYLETFREQVVKETVEKLDQKLREKLVLQGPSLESCSSALSMPVSEEALSLPGNQCDWLMTCSNCQRRIIGIRYQCSLCPSYNICELCEAGSYAHDPNHILLKLRRPIMGSSETYTHTKLSPPRLPAALEQVRLQKQMDKNFLKAEKQRLRAEKKQRKAEVKELKKQLKLHRKIHLWNSIHGLQSPKSPLGRPESLLHSSTLMLPMQPCAPVVPTLSAAFVDENVPDGTHLQPGTKFIKHWRMKNTGNVKWSAETKLKFMWGNLTLASTEKKDVLVPYVKAGHVGIVSVEFIAPALEGTYTSHWRLSHKGEQFGPRVWCSIIVDPFPTRENLEDSEKVSFSTNKVDDLSCQQEEAFSLAKEEIQIDEVTESTEEAETCLPRKIKNVPSERELYIPSVDLLTAQDLLSFELLDINIVQELERVPHNTPVDMTPCMSPLPHDSPLIEKPGLGQIQEESEGTGFKVLPGKRTYSTMASKNKAENTIPAEEGEEDLSGTQFVCETVIRSLTLDAAPDHNPPRRPKSLQSSLHMLPDNFNYGIKSEETIRTQFSSSLEGESQPQLIEERQPAQSDGFSKEKSLSNSILPEEILMNDEKKDTIQVVEEEEEEEEELKDEVRSQGSSASSEDYIIILPECFDTSRPLGESMYSSALSQPGLERLMEIEQVVKAEQEPAEAYEGLDRGENQLQGHIISDILTTSQTLDAVLLTPELVGPPQQLSSPSSLQNINSAETDLPVTIEEFSPVPDQVRGEPRASSGFVNSRQKNYENSRYYHGSSITGGLVKGAMSFAASAYKALFAGPPVTAQPIVSEDQTAALMAHLFEMGFCDRQLNLRLLKKHNHNILQVVTELLQINNNDWYTHRY
- the NBR1 gene encoding next to BRCA1 gene 1 protein isoform X22; the protein is MSLASVKLLSQSMEPQVNLNVTFKNETQSFLVSDSENTTWADVEAMVKVSFDLNTIQIKYLDEDSEEVSINSQGEYEEALKIAVKQGNQLQMNVYERHSTVDETPQPGYKHPQDPPGTEKRSTVRAGKKPLAHYSSLVRALGSEMKTQEEPTAQLSLTPCEADKPQDKPPDWFTRYLETFREQVVKETVEKLDQKLREKLVLQGPSLESCSSALSMPVSEEALSLPGNQCDWLMTCSNCQRRIIGIRYQCSLCPSYNICELCEAGSYAHDPNHILLKLRRPIMGSSETYTHTKLSPPRLPAALEQVRLQKQMDKNFLKAEKQRLRAEKKQRKAEVKELKKQLKLHRKIHLWNSIHGLQSPKSPLGRPESLLHSSTLMLPMQPCAPVVPTLSAAFVDENVPDGTHLQPGTKFIKHWRMKNTGNVKWSAETKLKFMWGNLTLASTEKKDVLVPYVKAGHVGIVSVEFIAPALEGTYTSHWRLSHKGEQFGPRVWCSIIVDPFPTRENLEDSEKVSFSTNKVDDLSCQQEATFSLAKEEIQIDEVTESTEEAETCLPRKIKNVPSERELYIPSVDLLTAQDLLSFELLDINIVQELERVPHNTPVDMTPCMSPLPHDSPLIEKPGLGQIQEESEGTGFKVLPGKRTYSTMASKNKAENTIPAEEGEEDLSGTQFVCETVIRSLTLDAAPDHNPPRRPKSLQTNSILPEEILMNDEKKDTIQVVEEEEEEEEELKDEVRSQGSSASSEDYIIILPECFDTSRPLGESMYSSALSQPGLERLMEIEQVVKAEQEPAEAYEGLDRGENQLQGHIISDILTTSQTLDAVLLTPELVGPPQQLSSSPSSLQNINSAETDLPVTIEEFSPVPDQVRGEPRASSGFVNSRQKNYENSRYYHGSSITGGLVKGAMSFAASAYKALFAGPPVTAQPIVSEDQTAALMAHLFEMGFCDRQLNLRLLKKHNHNILQVVTELLQINNNDWYTHRY
- the NBR1 gene encoding next to BRCA1 gene 1 protein isoform X9; protein product: MEPQVNLNVTFKNETQSFLVSDSENTTWADVEAMVKVSFDLNTIQIKYLDEDSEEVSINSQGEYEEALKIAVKQGNQLQMNVYERHSTVDETPQPGYKHPQDPPGTEKRSTVRAGKKPLAHYSSLVRALGSEMKTQEEPTAQLSLTPCEADKPQDKPPDWFTRYLETFREQVVKETVEKLDQKLREKLVLQGPSLESCSSALSMPVSEEALSLPGNQCDWLMTCSNCQRRIIGIRYQCSLCPSYNICELCEAGSYAHDPNHILLKLRRPIMGSSETYTHTKLSPPRLPAALEQVRLQKQMDKNFLKAEKQRLRAEKKQRKAEVKELKKQLKLHRKIHLWNSIHGLQSPKSPLGRPESLLHSSTLMLPMQPCAPVVPTLSAAFVDENVPDGTHLQPGTKFIKHWRMKNTGNVKWSAETKLKFMWGNLTLASTEKKDVLVPYVKAGHVGIVSVEFIAPALEGTYTSHWRLSHKGEQFGPRVWCSIIVDPFPTRENLEDSEKVSFSTNKVDDLSCQQEATFSLAKEEIQIDEVTESTEEAETCLPRKIKNVPSERELYIPSVDLLTAQDLLSFELLDINIVQELERVPHNTPVDMTPCMSPLPHDSPLIEKPGLGQIQEESEGTGFKVLPDSTMASKNKAENTIPAEEGEEDLSGTQFVCETVIRSLTLDAAPDHNPPRRPKSLQSSLHMLPDNFNYGIKSEETIRTQFSSSLEGESQPQLIEERQPAQSDGFSKEKSLSNSILPEEILMNDEKKDTIQVVEEEEEEEEELKDEVRSQGSSASSEDYIIILPECFDTSRPLGESMYSSALSQPGLERLMEIEQVVKAEQEPAEAYEGLDRGENQLQGHIISDILTTSQTLDAVLLTPELVGPPQQLSSSPSSLQNINSAETDLPVTIEEFSPVPDQVRGEPRASSGFVNSRQKNYENSRYYHGSSITGGLVKGAMSFAASAYKALFAGPPVTAQPIVSEDQTAALMAHLFEMGFCDRQLNLRLLKKHNHNILQVVTELLQINNNDWYTHRY